Genomic segment of Planctomycetota bacterium:
TATGGCGAATCTGGGCATCCCGTATGAAAAGATATTGGCCCATCCTCTATTTAGCAAATTTACTCTTGCATATTTAAAGCTGAAAATATATAATATCCGGCAAAAGGTGATTAAAATCATCGAGGAGGAAAAGGACGAGCCCCGTTAGAGATAACCAACGGGGCATCAAAAAAGTTCCTAAAAAACGAAAGGACTTAGATTATGGCTACACCTGATAAAAAACGCGACAAAAACTCTGATGGGGTGAAGAAGACATGTAAGAAATACGCGCGGGCAATCACGGATTACGTCCTGAACCAGCAAACGGATATCCCGAAAGAAGAGCTATTCCAACATCTCAAGGAATGCGCTAAATGCCATAAGGAATTCTCCGATTGGAAAGACTTCAACGATTTCGTCCGGGTCAAGGAATATCATTCCCGTCCCGAGGTAAAGGAGAAATGGGATAAATTTATAACAGAACTGGTTCACAGTGGAGGAGCTCCGGCGAAACCGTCCCAATGCTCCACGGCGGTCATACCGGGTGCGACGGTCGTAGACGTCAAATGGGAAATCGGCAATGCCGCGGGAGTTATATATAAGCATTTATCCACGGCGGGAATAACCAAACTGAATGACATTCCGGGCAAGACCAGCATCCCGATGGAAACCGCCCTGCAGGCGATTGGCTGGCTGGCGCGGGAGGAAAAGGTCTGCAAGGAGCGCGTAAAAACGACGAGTTATGTCTATGTCCCCGAACATAAACAGGCGCAGGGGTGAGAAGAGAAAACAAGAATAAACAAAAGGCGCTTGTCACCGAACGAAAATCAAAATAAAGTAATCGAAGGGAAAAGGTAAACATGTTTATTACAATAGGTACTGTTATATACGATAGTAATAAAGCTGCGTATAACGTTCTTGAATTCATTGGAAAAGGGGCTTTTGGTGATGTTTACAAAATTGAAAAGAATGATGACAAGTCAATATGGGCTTTGAAAACACTACCAACTACATTTCAAGATAAAAATAACCTAAAAAGCTTAATTCATGAAGGGAATCAAGCCATTAAAATATCCCATCAAAATTTTATAAAGTATATATTTTTCCACGATGGTTCCCTTTTCCCACAATTACCCCCTTATATAATTATGGAATTCGCAGACCAAGGAACCCTAGAAAATGTAATTATAGAACAAAAAAGGAAGAATGAATTTATTCCAAATGGTGAGCTGCAAAAATATTTTAACCAGCTAATAAACGGTATGGATGCGGTTAATTTAATTCTCATTCATAGAGATATCAAGCCTAACAATATTCTTATTAAGAAGGATTTATTGAAAATATCTGATTTCGGATTATCAAAAATCATTGAAGAAGAAACAAGAACTTCTACCTTTAAGGGTATTGGTCATGTTAAATACATGTCTCCAGAAGGATGGAAAAACCAAACAAATACCATTCAGATGGATATTTATTCAATGGGTGTCGTATTTTTTGAATTAGCAACATTATGTCATCCTTTGGAAGTTAAACCGAGTGATGGTTTTCAAGAATGGCGTGATGCGCACCTTTATCAGAACCCTAAAAGACCTAATACAATTAACACAAATTTATCACCTGCGTTTTCTCAAGTGATATTTAAAATGATAGAAAAAAGCGTAAGTAATCGTTTTAAAAGTTGGACTGAAATTAAAGCGGAGTTAGCAAAA
This window contains:
- a CDS encoding winged helix-turn-helix domain-containing protein, whose protein sequence is MATPDKKRDKNSDGVKKTCKKYARAITDYVLNQQTDIPKEELFQHLKECAKCHKEFSDWKDFNDFVRVKEYHSRPEVKEKWDKFITELVHSGGAPAKPSQCSTAVIPGATVVDVKWEIGNAAGVIYKHLSTAGITKLNDIPGKTSIPMETALQAIGWLAREEKVCKERVKTTSYVYVPEHKQAQG
- a CDS encoding serine/threonine protein kinase, whose product is MFITIGTVIYDSNKAAYNVLEFIGKGAFGDVYKIEKNDDKSIWALKTLPTTFQDKNNLKSLIHEGNQAIKISHQNFIKYIFFHDGSLFPQLPPYIIMEFADQGTLENVIIEQKRKNEFIPNGELQKYFNQLINGMDAVNLILIHRDIKPNNILIKKDLLKISDFGLSKIIEEETRTSTFKGIGHVKYMSPEGWKNQTNTIQMDIYSMGVVFFELATLCHPLEVKPSDGFQEWRDAHLYQNPKRPNTINTNLSPAFSQVIFKMIEKSVSNRFKSWTEIKAELAKENLPVTSNTPLVDAILNKRLEKDSMIKEEQLKKQKRQKEIEDFYKLVEYQIKKDIYEPLDSFIKELNERYTGSNKVILHNRQPGRDFNCLIGLPSGNPLALEIRPLIDEEFNREKEIDDYGRTIRVRRLERPLWKNKKIMAWGYLKSKDGKGFNVILVEKDNDAYGEWVILTNTNNALVKPEARRNVEPFPFEFREMEKEIKFASGNVTHIYVTKAEQLKINHFVNFIEEYI